The following are from one region of the Cloacibacterium sp. TD35 genome:
- a CDS encoding M20/M25/M40 family metallo-hydrolase gives MKKLLYILPLFLGGFFWSQNFKQDSIQFKKISDEILVNGKSYEDLRELTKDIGSRLSGSSNYEKSADWAMKKLLEAGADQVWFQPVMVNVWTRGDESLKLKVNHGKWKEVKMLSLGNSEGTKGKDLEGEVILVKTLEDFEKLPDHVVKNKIVFFNYAFKQEFVVTGQAYGDAGKYRRVTPSEVAKKGGKAVIIRSLTSSFDDVPHTGSTRYEDGIPKIPAVAIGAESADYLEEILLKKQKVQAVLNSNCGMNGQMMTKSVIGEIKGKSDEKVIVVGAHIDSWDVGEGAHDDGAGIVQSIEVLRTFKNLKLKNNHTIRVVCFANEENGVRGGRTYMETVKKSEEPHIFALESDSGGFTPRSFSLGMHPDKAKSMKSWEKLFNPYGIYEFAGDHSGVDIEPLRELKIPASGLVTDSQRYFDIHHTPEDTFEKVNRRELLLGAVVMTQLIYMVDKNW, from the coding sequence ATGAAGAAACTACTTTACATACTTCCGCTCTTTTTGGGCGGATTTTTTTGGTCTCAAAATTTCAAACAAGATTCTATTCAATTCAAGAAAATTTCAGACGAAATTTTGGTCAATGGTAAATCTTATGAAGACCTAAGAGAATTAACAAAAGACATTGGCAGCAGATTATCCGGAAGCAGTAATTACGAAAAATCTGCAGACTGGGCGATGAAAAAACTGCTGGAAGCTGGTGCAGACCAAGTTTGGTTTCAACCTGTAATGGTAAACGTATGGACACGTGGTGATGAATCTTTAAAACTAAAAGTGAATCACGGAAAATGGAAAGAAGTAAAAATGCTTTCATTAGGCAATTCTGAAGGTACCAAAGGTAAAGACTTAGAGGGTGAAGTAATTTTAGTTAAAACTCTAGAAGATTTCGAAAAACTACCAGACCATGTAGTAAAAAACAAAATTGTTTTTTTCAACTATGCCTTTAAACAAGAGTTTGTGGTCACTGGACAAGCATACGGAGATGCCGGAAAATATAGAAGAGTTACTCCATCTGAAGTAGCAAAAAAAGGCGGAAAAGCGGTAATAATTCGTTCTCTTACCTCATCATTTGACGATGTTCCTCATACTGGTTCTACTCGTTACGAAGACGGAATTCCTAAAATTCCTGCTGTAGCTATCGGTGCAGAATCTGCTGATTATTTAGAAGAAATTTTACTCAAAAAACAAAAAGTTCAAGCCGTTCTCAATTCTAATTGCGGAATGAATGGTCAAATGATGACCAAATCTGTCATTGGTGAAATCAAAGGAAAATCAGACGAAAAAGTAATTGTAGTAGGTGCACATATTGATTCTTGGGATGTAGGTGAAGGCGCTCATGATGATGGTGCTGGAATTGTACAAAGTATAGAAGTACTGAGAACTTTTAAAAATCTAAAACTCAAAAATAATCATACCATAAGAGTTGTTTGTTTTGCCAATGAAGAAAATGGTGTTAGAGGCGGCAGAACGTACATGGAAACAGTAAAAAAATCTGAAGAACCACACATTTTTGCCCTAGAAAGTGACAGTGGAGGTTTTACACCGAGAAGTTTTAGCTTAGGAATGCATCCTGATAAAGCCAAATCTATGAAATCTTGGGAAAAACTTTTTAACCCATACGGAATTTATGAATTTGCTGGAGATCACTCTGGCGTAGACATAGAACCTCTTAGAGAACTTAAAATTCCTGCATCTGGATTGGTAACAGACTCACAAAGATATTTTGACATTCATCATACTCCAGAAGACACTTTTGAAAAAGTAAATCGCAGAGAATTATTGTTGGGAGCTGTGGTTATGACACAACTTATTTACATGGTTGATAAAAATTGGTAA
- the serC gene encoding 3-phosphoserine/phosphohydroxythreonine transaminase, whose amino-acid sequence MKKHNFSAGPCILPQEVFQKSAEAILDFNGMGLSILEISHRSKDFIAVMDEARAIVKRLMNLNDDYDVLFLGGGASLQFAMVPFNLMKENGKAAYLDSGNWAANAIKEAKKLGSVDVIGSSKEESYSYIPKIEEVSAEYDYFHCTSNNTIYGTQIKNFPKANTLMVSDMSSDIFSRVIDYSKFDLIYAGAQKNMGPAGTTLVVVKKEILGKSGRIIPSYLDYAQHVAKESMFNTPPVFAVYASLLTLQWLEKNGGITAAEERNIAKAKLLYDEIDRNPLFECFCVPEDRSLMNVSFKITDESKKEAFDNAWKAAGINGLNGHRSLGGYRASLYNALPIESVQVLVDVMKSI is encoded by the coding sequence ATGAAAAAACATAATTTCAGTGCAGGACCTTGCATTCTCCCTCAAGAAGTTTTCCAAAAATCAGCAGAAGCGATTTTAGACTTCAACGGAATGGGACTTTCTATTTTAGAAATATCTCACCGTAGCAAAGACTTTATCGCAGTAATGGACGAAGCCAGAGCCATTGTAAAAAGATTAATGAATCTTAATGATGACTATGATGTATTATTTTTAGGTGGAGGCGCAAGTTTACAATTTGCGATGGTTCCTTTTAACTTGATGAAAGAAAATGGCAAAGCTGCCTATTTAGATTCTGGAAACTGGGCTGCTAATGCAATTAAAGAAGCCAAAAAATTAGGATCAGTAGATGTAATAGGTTCTTCTAAGGAAGAAAGCTACTCTTACATTCCAAAAATTGAAGAAGTGAGTGCTGAATATGATTATTTTCATTGCACTTCTAACAATACCATTTATGGAACTCAAATCAAAAATTTCCCAAAAGCCAATACTTTAATGGTTTCTGACATGAGCTCTGATATTTTTTCTAGAGTGATCGATTATTCTAAATTTGACTTAATCTATGCAGGGGCTCAAAAAAATATGGGACCCGCAGGAACTACTCTAGTGGTGGTAAAAAAAGAAATTCTAGGAAAATCAGGCAGAATTATTCCATCTTACTTAGACTACGCTCAACATGTAGCTAAAGAATCTATGTTTAATACTCCACCAGTTTTTGCAGTGTACGCGTCACTTCTTACCCTACAATGGTTAGAAAAAAATGGAGGAATAACTGCTGCCGAAGAAAGAAATATTGCTAAAGCAAAACTACTTTATGATGAGATAGACAGAAATCCATTATTTGAATGTTTCTGCGTTCCAGAAGATAGAAGCTTAATGAATGTTTCATTTAAAATCACAGATGAATCTAAAAAAGAAGCTTTTGACAACGCTTGGAAAGCTGCTGGAATCAATGGATTAAACGGACACAGAAGCTTAGGCGGTTACAGAGCAAGTCTTTACAACGCATTACCAATAGAAAGCGTACAGGTTTTGGTAGATGTTATGAAATCTATTTAA
- a CDS encoding DUF1015 domain-containing protein encodes MPVFKPFRGVRPHPDYIDKFPTHPLDNFTQEEINKKATEDSSYIQMIKPYVCSKSKDVDRNLRKVRSNYEEMLADNKLLQDSSSYYLYEQILPNKSVFRGLLGLTSVEDFWNGKIKKHESTLTYKKEKLAHFLEKVSLQAEPVLLTYQANSKIELLMNHEEKNVPIINHTDETGVRHKVWRIDNRLKLQQFKEVIDQIDSFYVADGHHRIASAALYAQKHKEKNKRHNGNEPYNFVFSFIVSSQSIKINDYNRVVKDLNGNSNEEFLQKVSENFLIHEKGENAYYPSQKFHISMYLGGKFYSLHVKHNLRDLDQGLDNVDHHLLDKYIFKPILGINDYEEEENSKMNFVKGNSNLEGIIQLKEQVDSGDYAVGFGIFPVSFNDITKLANQNLQMPPKCTYIEPKLVTALLMYDMDW; translated from the coding sequence ATGCCAGTTTTTAAACCATTTAGAGGAGTTAGACCGCACCCTGATTATATTGATAAATTCCCAACTCATCCTTTGGATAACTTTACGCAGGAAGAAATCAATAAAAAGGCTACGGAAGACTCTTCTTACATACAGATGATTAAACCATATGTATGTAGCAAATCGAAAGATGTTGATAGAAATCTACGAAAAGTAAGAAGCAATTATGAAGAAATGTTAGCAGACAATAAACTTCTTCAAGATAGTTCTTCTTATTATTTGTATGAACAAATTTTACCCAATAAATCTGTTTTCAGAGGCTTATTAGGATTAACTAGTGTGGAAGATTTCTGGAACGGGAAAATCAAAAAACATGAATCTACCCTAACTTATAAAAAAGAAAAACTTGCTCATTTCTTAGAAAAAGTTTCACTTCAAGCAGAACCAGTTCTTCTTACCTATCAAGCTAATTCTAAAATAGAATTATTGATGAATCACGAAGAAAAAAACGTTCCCATCATTAATCATACAGACGAAACTGGAGTAAGACACAAAGTATGGAGAATAGACAATCGTTTAAAACTTCAGCAATTTAAAGAAGTAATAGACCAAATTGATTCTTTTTATGTAGCAGATGGTCACCACAGAATAGCTTCTGCAGCATTATACGCTCAAAAACACAAAGAAAAAAACAAAAGACATAATGGCAATGAACCTTATAATTTTGTTTTCAGCTTTATTGTTTCTAGTCAATCAATTAAAATCAATGATTACAACAGAGTTGTAAAAGACCTAAACGGAAATTCTAATGAAGAATTTTTACAAAAAGTGTCAGAAAACTTCCTTATTCACGAAAAAGGTGAAAACGCTTACTACCCTTCACAGAAATTCCACATTTCTATGTATTTGGGTGGGAAATTCTATTCACTACACGTAAAACATAACCTCAGAGATTTAGACCAAGGATTAGATAATGTAGACCATCATCTATTAGACAAATATATCTTCAAACCTATTCTCGGCATTAATGATTATGAGGAAGAAGAAAACAGCAAGATGAATTTTGTAAAAGGAAATTCTAATCTTGAAGGCATAATTCAGCTTAAAGAACAAGTAGATTCTGGTGATTACGCAGTAGGTTTCGGAATTTTTCCTGTGAGTTTTAATGACATTACCAAACTGGCGAATCAGAACTTACAAATGCCTCCTAAATGTACATACATAGAGCCTAAATTAGTTACCGCACTGTTAATGTACGATATGGATTGGTAA
- the lpdA gene encoding dihydrolipoyl dehydrogenase — protein sequence MNYDIIVIGSGPGGYVTAIRASQLGFKTAIIEKENLGGICLNWGCIPTKALLKSAQVFNYIKHAEDYGLNKVEGSFDFPNVIARSRGVATKMSGGISFLMKKNKIDVIMGTAKVQKGKKVSVTDKEGKVTEYAANHIIIATGARSRELPNLPQDGVKVIGYRQALSLPTQPKSMIVVGSGAIGVEFADFYNTMGTKVTIVEFMPNIVPVEDEEISKHLEKSLKKSGIDIMTNASVESVDTSGNGVKANVKTKDGNITLEADILLSAVGIAANIENIGLEEVGIATDKGRVLVNEWYQTSVPGYYAIGDIIPTQALAHVASAEGITCVEKIKGMHVETIDYGNIPGCTYCHPEIASVGLTEKQAKEKGYEIKVGKFPLSASGKATANGNTDGFIKVIFDAKYGEWLGCHMIGDGVTDMVAEAVVARKLETTGHEIIKSIHPHPTVSEAIMEAVAAAYGEVIHI from the coding sequence ATGAATTACGATATTATTGTTATAGGTTCTGGACCTGGTGGTTACGTAACCGCAATTAGAGCATCACAATTAGGTTTTAAAACGGCTATCATAGAAAAAGAAAATCTAGGTGGTATTTGTTTAAACTGGGGGTGTATTCCTACCAAAGCATTACTTAAATCTGCTCAAGTTTTTAACTATATAAAACACGCCGAAGATTACGGTCTTAATAAAGTAGAGGGAAGTTTTGATTTTCCTAATGTAATTGCTAGAAGTAGAGGAGTTGCTACTAAAATGAGTGGCGGAATTTCTTTCTTGATGAAGAAAAATAAAATTGACGTTATCATGGGAACTGCCAAAGTACAAAAAGGCAAAAAAGTTTCGGTAACAGACAAAGAAGGAAAAGTTACAGAATACGCTGCTAATCATATCATCATTGCAACTGGAGCTCGTTCTAGAGAATTACCAAATCTTCCACAAGATGGAGTAAAAGTAATTGGTTACAGACAAGCTTTGTCATTGCCTACTCAACCGAAATCTATGATTGTAGTAGGTTCTGGAGCAATCGGAGTAGAGTTCGCAGATTTTTATAATACAATGGGAACTAAAGTGACAATTGTAGAATTCATGCCAAATATCGTTCCTGTAGAAGACGAAGAAATTTCTAAACACTTAGAAAAATCTCTTAAAAAATCTGGAATTGATATCATGACCAATGCATCTGTAGAATCTGTAGATACTTCTGGAAACGGTGTTAAAGCCAATGTGAAAACCAAAGATGGAAACATTACACTAGAAGCAGATATTCTACTTTCGGCAGTTGGTATTGCTGCAAATATTGAAAACATTGGACTTGAAGAAGTAGGAATTGCTACAGACAAAGGTAGAGTATTGGTAAATGAATGGTACCAAACTTCTGTTCCGGGTTATTATGCAATTGGTGATATTATTCCTACTCAAGCTTTGGCTCACGTAGCTTCAGCAGAAGGAATTACTTGTGTAGAAAAAATCAAAGGAATGCACGTAGAAACAATTGACTACGGAAACATTCCAGGTTGTACTTACTGTCATCCAGAAATTGCATCTGTTGGTTTAACTGAAAAACAAGCTAAAGAAAAAGGATACGAAATTAAAGTTGGTAAATTCCCGCTTTCAGCATCTGGTAAAGCTACCGCAAATGGTAATACAGATGGTTTCATTAAAGTAATTTTTGATGCAAAATACGGAGAGTGGTTAGGTTGCCATATGATTGGTGACGGTGTTACAGATATGGTTGCAGAAGCTGTGGTTGCTAGAAAATTAGAAACTACTGGCCACGAAATCATCAAATCTATTCACCCGCATCCAACTGTTTCTGAGGCGATTATGGAAGCTGTAGCTGCTGCTTACGGAGAAGTGATTCACATCTAA
- a CDS encoding alpha-ketoacid dehydrogenase subunit alpha/beta — protein sequence MQTTYIETQTVSFQDFKNQILADYKLGRISREMSYMARREVLTGKAKFGIVGDGKELPQLAMAKVFRNGDFRSGYYRDQTFALAVGALSVESFFAQLYADTSVEREPASAGRQMNGHFATRSLNEDGTWKDLTQIKNISSDISPTAGQMPRLLGLAQASKVYKSVKFNGSEKFSNNGNEVAFGTIGDASSAEGHFWETLNAACALQVPMILSIWDDGYGISVPTHDQRAKEDMAEMLSGFQRKEGKTEGCEIIQVKAWDYPALLDAYARAEHFARTESVPVVIHVTDVTQPQGHSTSGSHERYKSEERLKWEADFDGLEKFKEWILNYSIEIEGKEEILATIEELENIEKEAKKIAKDGQKKAWENYRNSIEVLKNEVLPLVENLKSQNSEVEAELQKFGALISYAKKDVFSLMRKVLLLTRTNQSTERQWLASKYEQLLAQEKDNYSSHLYSESEWKSANVKEVKPVYSENSEMVDGRVVVRNNFDKIFEKYPETLVFGEDAGNIGDVNQGLEGLQEKYGKVRVADTGIREATILGQGIGMAMRGLRPIAEIQYLDYILYCLQGISDDLATLHYRTKGGQKAPLIIRTRGHRLEGIWHSGSPMAGIINLVKGVNVLVPRNLTKAAGFYNTMLQSDEPAIIVETLNGYRLKEKQPDNLGEFTVPVGKIEVTKEGKDVTLVTYGSTWRLVMEAAEELEKLGISAEVIDIQSLIPFDISHEIAESVKKTNRLVIIDEDVEGGTSAFILQQIVEKQKAFRYLDSAPLTIAANDHRPAYASDGDYFSKPSVDDMVEKVYGIFHEANPSQFPKI from the coding sequence ATGCAAACTACTTATATTGAAACGCAAACAGTTTCTTTTCAAGATTTTAAAAATCAAATATTAGCAGATTATAAACTAGGTAGAATTTCTCGTGAGATGTCTTATATGGCTAGAAGAGAAGTTTTAACAGGTAAAGCTAAATTTGGGATTGTAGGTGATGGCAAAGAATTGCCACAATTAGCCATGGCAAAAGTTTTTAGAAACGGAGATTTCAGAAGTGGTTATTATAGAGACCAAACTTTCGCTTTAGCGGTAGGTGCTTTGTCTGTAGAGAGTTTCTTTGCGCAGTTGTATGCAGATACTTCTGTAGAAAGAGAACCTGCTTCTGCTGGTAGACAAATGAATGGTCACTTTGCAACACGCAGTTTAAATGAAGATGGAACTTGGAAAGATTTAACTCAAATTAAAAATATATCATCAGATATTTCTCCTACTGCAGGACAAATGCCTAGGCTTCTTGGTTTAGCTCAAGCTTCAAAGGTTTACAAATCGGTAAAATTTAACGGTTCAGAAAAATTCAGCAATAATGGAAACGAAGTTGCTTTTGGGACCATAGGTGATGCATCATCTGCAGAAGGTCATTTCTGGGAAACATTAAACGCAGCTTGTGCTTTACAAGTTCCCATGATTTTATCCATTTGGGATGATGGTTACGGGATTTCCGTTCCTACTCATGATCAAAGAGCAAAAGAAGACATGGCAGAAATGCTTTCTGGCTTCCAAAGAAAAGAAGGAAAAACAGAAGGTTGCGAAATTATTCAAGTAAAAGCTTGGGATTATCCTGCACTTCTTGACGCTTATGCTAGAGCAGAGCATTTTGCTAGAACAGAATCTGTTCCTGTCGTGATTCACGTGACAGATGTTACTCAGCCTCAAGGTCACTCTACATCTGGGTCTCACGAAAGATATAAATCTGAAGAAAGATTAAAATGGGAAGCAGATTTTGATGGCTTAGAAAAATTTAAAGAATGGATTCTTAATTATTCTATTGAAATAGAGGGAAAAGAAGAAATTTTAGCTACGATAGAAGAACTTGAAAATATAGAAAAAGAAGCTAAAAAAATAGCAAAAGACGGTCAGAAAAAAGCTTGGGAAAATTATAGAAATTCTATAGAAGTTCTTAAAAATGAAGTACTTCCATTAGTAGAGAATTTAAAATCTCAGAATAGCGAAGTAGAAGCAGAACTGCAAAAATTCGGGGCATTGATTTCTTATGCCAAAAAGGATGTATTCAGTTTGATGAGAAAAGTTTTGCTTTTAACTAGAACTAATCAATCTACTGAAAGACAATGGCTTGCTTCTAAGTATGAACAACTTTTAGCACAAGAAAAAGATAATTATTCATCACACCTGTATTCAGAGTCTGAGTGGAAATCTGCCAATGTAAAAGAAGTAAAACCGGTTTACTCAGAAAATTCAGAAATGGTAGATGGAAGAGTCGTGGTAAGAAATAATTTTGATAAAATTTTTGAAAAATATCCAGAAACATTGGTTTTCGGTGAAGATGCAGGAAATATAGGTGATGTAAACCAAGGGTTAGAAGGACTTCAAGAAAAATATGGCAAAGTAAGAGTTGCTGATACTGGTATTAGAGAAGCTACTATTCTCGGACAAGGAATTGGTATGGCAATGCGTGGGCTTCGTCCGATTGCAGAAATTCAGTATTTAGACTATATTTTATACTGTTTACAAGGAATTAGTGATGATTTGGCAACGCTTCATTACAGAACAAAAGGTGGGCAAAAAGCACCGCTCATCATCAGAACTCGTGGTCATAGATTAGAAGGAATTTGGCATTCTGGTTCGCCAATGGCGGGGATTATTAACCTGGTAAAAGGTGTTAATGTTTTGGTTCCTAGAAATTTAACTAAAGCAGCAGGTTTTTATAACACAATGCTTCAGAGTGATGAACCAGCAATTATTGTAGAAACGCTCAATGGTTATAGATTAAAAGAAAAACAACCAGATAATTTAGGTGAATTCACTGTTCCTGTTGGAAAAATTGAAGTAACTAAAGAAGGAAAAGATGTTACTTTAGTAACTTATGGTTCTACTTGGAGATTAGTAATGGAAGCTGCCGAAGAATTAGAAAAACTAGGAATTTCTGCGGAAGTGATTGATATTCAATCTTTAATACCTTTTGATATTTCACATGAAATTGCAGAAAGCGTGAAGAAAACCAATCGTTTAGTGATTATTGATGAAGACGTAGAAGGCGGAACTTCTGCATTTATTCTACAGCAAATCGTAGAAAAACAAAAAGCATTCAGATATTTGGATTCAGCTCCGTTAACGATTGCAGCAAATGATCACAGACCAGCTTATGCAAGTGATGGAGATTATTTCTCAAAACCATCTGTAGATGATATGGTAGAAAAGGTATACGGAATTTTTCATGAGGCTAACCCTTCTCAGTTTCCAAAAATTTAA
- a CDS encoding D-2-hydroxyacid dehydrogenase produces MKILANDGISNSGEKVLKEAGLNLLDNRVSQEHLIPFINENQVEVLLVKNATQVTRELIDACPSLKIIGKGGESMDNIDVEYAKSKGIFVINTPNAFAKSVAELVFAHFLTLIRFLHDSNRNMPLEGDTKFAFLKKSYEKATELSGKTLGIIGFGSIGKEVAKIGIGLGMKIIFYTRKPKTDTISLEFFDSRTIDFEFTSTQNMEAFLKKADFISINTSETKEYIIDTPEFEMMKDGVFIVNTAKGGVINEVTLIDYIENKKVAGAALDVFETEPKPEIQILMNPSLSLSPHVGGSTLETQERIGTELAQQIIDLQKLI; encoded by the coding sequence ATGAAAATTTTAGCAAACGACGGTATTTCAAATTCTGGAGAAAAGGTTTTGAAAGAAGCTGGATTAAATCTTCTTGACAACAGAGTTTCTCAGGAACACCTCATTCCTTTTATCAATGAAAACCAAGTAGAAGTTTTATTGGTAAAAAACGCTACACAAGTAACTAGAGAACTCATAGATGCTTGTCCAAGTTTAAAAATCATAGGAAAAGGTGGTGAATCAATGGATAATATAGATGTAGAATACGCCAAATCTAAAGGAATCTTCGTCATTAATACACCAAACGCTTTTGCTAAATCCGTAGCAGAATTGGTTTTTGCGCATTTTTTAACTTTGATTAGATTTTTACACGATTCTAATAGAAATATGCCTTTAGAAGGTGATACTAAATTTGCGTTTCTCAAAAAATCTTACGAAAAAGCAACAGAACTTTCAGGCAAAACGCTAGGAATCATAGGCTTTGGAAGTATAGGAAAAGAAGTTGCCAAAATAGGAATAGGTCTTGGAATGAAAATTATTTTCTACACCAGAAAACCTAAAACAGATACCATTTCTTTAGAATTTTTTGACAGTAGAACTATTGATTTTGAATTCACTTCTACTCAAAACATGGAAGCGTTTTTAAAAAAAGCAGATTTCATCAGCATTAATACATCAGAAACTAAAGAATATATTATAGACACGCCAGAATTTGAAATGATGAAAGATGGCGTTTTCATTGTAAACACAGCAAAAGGTGGTGTAATAAATGAAGTAACACTCATAGATTACATAGAAAATAAAAAAGTAGCGGGAGCCGCTTTAGATGTTTTCGAAACCGAACCAAAACCAGAAATTCAGATTCTGATGAATCCTTCTCTTTCGCTTTCTCCGCATGTTGGTGGAAGCACTTTAGAAACTCAAGAAAGAATAGGAACTGAATTAGCTCAACAAATTATTGACTTACAAAAACTTATATAA
- a CDS encoding diacylglycerol kinase family protein, with translation MKRPPFYKSVYYAFKGLFWMLKTERNFQLELLALVINLFLIVYFQLNSTDAVLIFIVCFLVLIAEIINTAIEKICDFIEPHFNEKIGLIKDLAAASVVTATLLSLIIGVLVYSKYVF, from the coding sequence ATGAAAAGACCTCCATTTTACAAAAGTGTTTATTATGCTTTCAAAGGACTTTTTTGGATGCTAAAAACCGAAAGAAACTTTCAGTTAGAACTCTTAGCACTTGTTATTAATTTATTTTTAATTGTTTATTTTCAATTAAATTCTACAGACGCTGTTTTAATTTTTATCGTTTGTTTTTTGGTTCTCATTGCGGAAATCATCAATACTGCTATTGAAAAAATTTGTGATTTCATAGAACCTCATTTCAACGAAAAAATAGGATTGATAAAGGACCTAGCAGCTGCAAGTGTAGTAACAGCTACTCTACTTTCCTTAATTATAGGAGTTTTAGTCTATTCGAAATATGTTTTTTAG
- a CDS encoding patatin-like phospholipase family protein yields the protein MKKEIGLVLSGGGTKGIAEAGALKFLEEKNIFPEVIAGTSAGAIVGGLYSFGKSPDEILEFFKSVYFFNWKHFTLTKPGFINSEVFRLYLQPIIGEIKIKDLKLELLITATDLVQGVTHVFDGDTYLLDAIIASCSVPGLTSPFQKDGMLLSDGGILNNFPSNLIREKCEKLIGVYVSPLQDIEGKQLNSIKAVSTRAYELLSHSVENYKFKDCDWFISPKELSNYGMFESNKARMDEIYKLGYEEAVKTFPENF from the coding sequence ATGAAGAAAGAAATAGGGCTGGTACTTTCTGGTGGTGGCACCAAAGGAATTGCAGAAGCTGGCGCACTAAAATTTTTAGAAGAAAAAAATATTTTTCCTGAAGTCATTGCTGGAACGAGTGCTGGTGCAATTGTAGGAGGATTGTATTCTTTCGGAAAGTCTCCTGATGAGATTTTAGAATTTTTTAAATCGGTTTATTTTTTCAATTGGAAACATTTTACTCTCACAAAACCGGGATTTATCAATTCTGAAGTTTTCAGATTATATCTCCAACCGATTATTGGAGAAATTAAAATTAAAGATTTAAAATTAGAATTGTTGATTACAGCGACTGATTTGGTTCAAGGTGTTACACACGTTTTTGATGGAGACACCTATTTGCTTGATGCAATTATAGCTTCTTGTTCGGTTCCTGGTTTGACCAGTCCTTTTCAAAAAGATGGAATGTTATTAAGCGATGGAGGAATTTTGAATAATTTTCCTTCAAATTTAATCAGAGAGAAATGTGAAAAATTAATTGGAGTATATGTTTCACCATTGCAAGACATTGAAGGCAAACAGCTAAACAGTATCAAAGCTGTTTCTACCAGAGCTTATGAATTGCTGAGTCATAGTGTAGAAAACTATAAATTCAAAGATTGTGACTGGTTTATTTCTCCCAAAGAATTATCCAATTATGGAATGTTCGAGAGCAATAAAGCCAGAATGGACGAAATCTATAAGCTAGGTTATGAAGAAGCCGTAAAAACTTTCCCCGAAAATTTTTAA